One genomic segment of Burkholderiaceae bacterium includes these proteins:
- the gspE gene encoding type II secretion system ATPase GspE, which produces MRYPLPYAFARTARLLLQDDGGQLTLWHDGAPEPAHLSEVLRQHGADAAALQLQQLDAPTLAQRISSAYSQAESSAAAVVSEVESDADLSRIMQELPAVEDLLEAADDAPIIRMLNALLTQAARDSASDIHIEPYERHSSVRFRVDGALREVVQPNRALHAALISRLKIMADLDIAEKRLPQDGRISLRLGTRAIDVRVSTLPSAHGERAVLRLLDKSESRISLESVGMQGEVLRKFEHLIAQPHGIILVTGPTGSGKTTTLYASLARLDAAHNNIMTVEDPIEYELPGVGQTQVNPRIELTFARALRAILRQDPDIVMIGEIRDIETAQIAIQASLTGHLVLATLHTNDAASAVTRLTDMGVEPFLLSSSLLGVLAQRLVRKFCTACHGTGLAPTLRTHVAALPPEGADPALGRPGGGVGCEACGHTGYAGRTGVFELLVVDDGIRAQIHGQAAEADIRRAALAQGMHLMREDGERLIAQGITSREEVLRVTRG; this is translated from the coding sequence ATGCGCTACCCCCTGCCCTACGCCTTTGCCCGCACGGCGCGCCTGCTGCTGCAGGACGACGGCGGGCAGCTGACGCTGTGGCACGACGGCGCGCCCGAGCCCGCCCACCTGAGCGAGGTGCTGCGCCAGCACGGCGCCGACGCGGCGGCGCTGCAGCTGCAGCAGCTCGACGCGCCCACGCTGGCCCAGCGCATCAGCAGCGCCTACTCGCAGGCCGAATCCAGCGCCGCCGCCGTGGTGAGCGAGGTCGAAAGCGACGCCGACCTCTCGCGCATCATGCAGGAGCTGCCGGCGGTGGAGGACCTGCTGGAGGCCGCCGACGACGCGCCCATCATCCGCATGCTCAACGCCCTGCTCACGCAGGCCGCGCGCGACAGCGCCAGCGACATCCACATCGAGCCCTACGAGCGCCACAGCAGCGTGCGCTTTCGCGTCGACGGCGCGCTGCGCGAGGTGGTGCAGCCCAACCGCGCCCTGCACGCGGCGCTGATCAGCCGCCTCAAGATCATGGCCGACCTGGACATCGCCGAAAAGCGCCTGCCGCAGGACGGGCGCATCAGCCTGCGCCTGGGCACCCGCGCCATCGACGTGCGCGTGTCCACCCTGCCCAGCGCCCACGGCGAGCGCGCCGTGCTGCGCCTGCTGGACAAATCCGAGAGCCGCATCAGCCTGGAGTCGGTGGGCATGCAGGGCGAGGTGCTGCGCAAGTTCGAGCACCTGATCGCCCAGCCGCACGGCATCATCCTGGTCACCGGCCCCACCGGCAGCGGCAAGACCACCACGCTGTACGCCAGCCTGGCGCGGCTGGACGCGGCGCACAACAACATCATGACGGTGGAAGACCCGATCGAGTACGAGCTGCCCGGCGTCGGCCAGACGCAGGTCAACCCGCGCATCGAGCTGACCTTCGCCCGCGCCCTGCGCGCCATCCTGCGGCAGGACCCCGACATCGTGATGATCGGCGAGATCCGCGACATCGAGACCGCGCAGATCGCCATCCAGGCCAGCCTGACCGGCCACCTGGTGCTGGCCACGCTGCACACCAACGACGCCGCCAGCGCCGTCACCCGCCTGACCGACATGGGGGTCGAGCCGTTTCTGCTCTCGTCATCGCTGCTCGGCGTGCTGGCGCAGCGGCTGGTGCGCAAGTTCTGCACGGCCTGCCACGGAACTGGCTTGGCCCCCACGCTCCGCACTCACGTTGCTGCGCTGCCCCCCGAGGGAGCTGACCCCGCCTTGGGGCGGCCCGGCGGCGGGGTCGGCTGCGAGGCCTGTGGCCACACCGGCTACGCGGGCCGCACCGGCGTGTTCGAGTTGCTGGTGGTGGACGACGGCATCCGCGCCCAGATCCATGGCCAGGCCGCCGAGGCCGACATCCGCCGCGCCGCGCTGGCCCAGGGCATGCACCTGATGCGCGAGGACGGCGAGCGCCTGATCGCGCAGGGCATCACCAGCCGCGAAGAGGTGCTGCGCGTGACGCGGGGCTGA
- a CDS encoding O-antigen ligase C-terminal domain-containing protein — protein sequence MSFYNEFAAGAGLCIGAMPLLRAGHIRMPAAIVVPAAALLAALVIDASLSRLLFQTDFYAGVLFATLWLLAGAVGANPSHFSMPLGWRGPSAQVKNDAVLTALGLALTLGALTSVALASIQWLGLPHGLWVSGSSGRALSNLVQPNHYATLLVMAIAGLGCLRAQRQVGTSVFWLAVAVLAFGVLSSDSRTGLVALVLVLLMWLWRAAWVEHNRAQVLQFGLALLLLLVARACFQDLAAWLGAEPGRAATDLQSQSRLLIWRQLLAATQAQPWTGYGWLQVSAGQDAMAPVYPGGRMVGFAHNLPLDVALWFGIPAALVFTLSCAAWLVRHASLRDEARFHPLLMLSPVALHSLLEFPHAYAYFLIPAGILVGHVARFDAPAMRQARPWAVALLLAICSILGVALLWVQTQAEEPMRAALSGDAAMADFAPLDRRVPIGDDVAALVRTLADAKAADAASVERARRVALRYPWRAVKRQYVLALFLHDQDPEACRELEIFRHAYSENAHMQLQQSIRLARTRPLRCR from the coding sequence GTGTCGTTCTACAACGAGTTCGCAGCGGGGGCAGGCCTGTGTATTGGCGCCATGCCGCTGCTGCGCGCCGGGCACATTCGGATGCCAGCAGCCATCGTGGTGCCGGCCGCGGCATTGCTGGCGGCGCTGGTCATCGATGCATCCCTGAGCCGCTTGCTGTTCCAGACTGATTTTTACGCCGGCGTTCTGTTTGCAACCCTGTGGCTGCTGGCCGGGGCGGTGGGCGCCAATCCGTCGCATTTTTCGATGCCCCTGGGCTGGCGCGGCCCCAGTGCCCAGGTCAAAAACGATGCCGTGCTGACCGCCTTGGGATTGGCCCTGACGCTGGGCGCATTGACGAGCGTCGCGCTTGCATCCATCCAGTGGCTGGGGCTGCCGCACGGCCTGTGGGTGAGCGGCTCCAGTGGGCGCGCGCTGTCGAACCTGGTACAGCCCAATCACTACGCGACGCTGCTGGTGATGGCCATCGCCGGCCTGGGTTGTTTGCGGGCACAGCGCCAGGTGGGCACTTCGGTGTTCTGGCTGGCGGTGGCCGTGCTGGCGTTTGGCGTTCTCAGCAGCGACTCACGCACGGGACTGGTGGCGCTGGTTTTGGTGCTGCTGATGTGGTTGTGGCGTGCGGCCTGGGTGGAACACAACCGCGCCCAGGTGTTGCAATTCGGCCTGGCCTTGCTGCTGCTGCTGGTGGCGCGGGCGTGCTTCCAGGACTTGGCAGCATGGTTGGGAGCCGAACCAGGACGCGCGGCCACCGACCTTCAGAGCCAATCGCGGCTTCTCATCTGGCGCCAATTACTTGCGGCTACCCAAGCGCAGCCATGGACAGGTTATGGCTGGCTGCAGGTCAGTGCGGGGCAGGATGCCATGGCGCCGGTTTACCCGGGTGGGCGCATGGTGGGCTTCGCGCACAACTTGCCGCTGGATGTTGCCCTTTGGTTCGGCATTCCGGCGGCCCTGGTGTTCACGTTGTCGTGCGCCGCATGGCTGGTGCGACATGCCAGCCTGCGTGATGAGGCCAGATTTCACCCGCTGCTCATGCTCAGCCCGGTGGCGCTGCACAGTTTGCTGGAGTTTCCCCACGCATACGCTTATTTCCTGATTCCTGCGGGAATTCTTGTCGGGCACGTGGCCCGTTTCGATGCCCCGGCCATGCGCCAAGCACGCCCCTGGGCGGTGGCTTTGCTGTTGGCAATTTGCTCCATCCTCGGCGTGGCGCTGCTCTGGGTCCAGACGCAGGCAGAAGAGCCCATGCGCGCCGCTTTGTCGGGCGACGCTGCAATGGCTGATTTTGCGCCACTCGATCGGCGCGTGCCGATTGGCGACGACGTGGCGGCCCTGGTGCGTACTCTGGCCGATGCGAAAGCAGCGGATGCCGCAAGCGTGGAGCGGGCGCGACGTGTGGCGCTGCGCTACCCGTGGCGAGCGGTCAAACGGCAGTATGTGCTGGCACTGTTTTTGCACGATCAGGACCCGGAGGCGTGCCGTGAGCTTGAAATTTTCCGCCACGCCTACAGCGAAAATGCCCATATGCAACTTCAACAGTCGATTCGACTCGCCAGGACGCGACCGTTGCGGTGCCGTTGA
- the gspN gene encoding type II secretion system protein N — protein MTRRPATAWRWAALGAVLGLLLTVAVAAPARWLAAAVAQASGGHLQLLEPTGRVWAGSARLALAGGADSRDRAALPGQLHWRLSPMLTGVQARLALDCCTTPEGLLLRASPRWGGVHLQVADGASHGPAAVLAGLGTPFNTIAPEGELNLVTQGLAATWLAGRLQLEGSATLTARALSSRLSTLRPMGSYQLVLRGGSDVGLTLSTLEGGLRLSGSGHWVGTRLQFQGEASAASGLQGQLASLLNILGRRQGDRAILSFS, from the coding sequence ATGACACGGCGCCCCGCCACCGCCTGGCGCTGGGCCGCCTTGGGCGCCGTACTGGGCCTGCTATTGACGGTGGCCGTGGCCGCGCCCGCGCGCTGGCTGGCTGCCGCCGTGGCCCAGGCCAGCGGCGGCCACCTGCAGCTGCTGGAGCCCACCGGGCGCGTGTGGGCCGGCTCGGCCCGCCTGGCGCTGGCCGGCGGCGCCGACAGCCGCGACCGCGCCGCCCTGCCCGGCCAACTGCACTGGCGCCTGTCGCCCATGCTGACCGGCGTGCAGGCGCGGCTCGCGCTGGACTGCTGCACCACGCCCGAGGGCCTGCTGTTGCGCGCCAGCCCGCGCTGGGGCGGCGTGCACCTGCAGGTGGCCGACGGCGCCTCGCACGGGCCGGCGGCCGTGCTGGCCGGGCTGGGCACGCCCTTCAACACCATCGCGCCCGAGGGCGAGCTGAACCTGGTCACGCAGGGCCTGGCCGCCACCTGGCTGGCTGGCCGGCTGCAGCTGGAAGGCAGCGCCACGCTGACGGCGCGCGCGCTGTCCTCGCGCCTGTCCACCCTGCGGCCCATGGGCTCGTACCAGCTGGTGCTGCGCGGCGGCAGCGACGTCGGCCTGACCCTGTCCACGCTGGAAGGCGGCCTGCGGCTGTCGGGCAGCGGCCACTGGGTGGGCACGCGCCTGCAGTTCCAGGGCGAGGCCAGCGCCGCCTCCGGGCTGCAGGGGCAGCTGGCCAGCCTGCTCAACATCCTGGGCCGGCGCCAGGGCGACCGGGCGATCCTGTCCTTCAGCTGA
- the gspD gene encoding type II secretion system secretin GspD, with translation MARFPARPLLRPLLAGLLLTLAASAHAAGTGAGAQQAEGGRVTLDFVNAEIDAVARTMATLSGRNVVVDPRVKGTITLSSTVPVSPAQALALFAAQLRIQGFALVEQNGLALVLPEAEAKLQAGSVSAGAVRGGGQVQTQIFRLTHENANNLVPVLRPLISPNNTINVNPGTNALVITDYGDNLQRIGRIIAALDVSNATGVEVVPLKHAVASDLAPLVARLLESSGAAAPLAPAAAPAQAVAAVRAAGGGSEGGYATAVLPEPRSNAIILRAANPARLALARSLIEQLDQPPAQAAPGEGSNIHVVYLKNADATKLAVTLRAALAALPGQSANAGAGAAASGGGGASSRPGNSNPMALGANAGNGLASGPSIDAQSNNQPSTGGQIQADPATNSLIISAPEPVYRELRAVIDKLDQRRAQVFVESLIAEVRADKAAEFGIQWQGLLGRRDGSNVGIIGTNYGAGGSNILNLVGQFANGTPSAANLVMPPQGLNLGLGHRINGLFTLGALANFLQSTGTGNVLSTPTLLTLDNEEAKIVVGRNVPFVTGSYTNTGSGSTSLNPFQTYERKDVGLTLRVRPQISENGTVKMVIYQEASTVDPTSVGSPQGIITNKRAIESSVLVDDGAIVVLGGLMEDEYTESEDKVPGLGDIPVVGNLFKSRNRSITKSNLMVFLRPVVVRDAVDSEAFSLSRYELMRAAQGRTQPEPSSVLKINQSPVLPPVVPTQQGQGWSRPAPPPPLIHMPASGESSDPGTSLTRTSP, from the coding sequence ATGGCCCGCTTTCCCGCCCGTCCCCTGCTGCGCCCCCTGCTGGCCGGCCTGCTGCTGACGCTGGCCGCCAGCGCCCATGCCGCCGGCACGGGCGCAGGAGCCCAGCAGGCCGAGGGCGGCCGGGTGACGCTGGACTTCGTCAACGCCGAGATCGACGCCGTGGCGCGCACCATGGCCACGCTCAGCGGGCGCAACGTGGTGGTCGATCCGCGCGTCAAGGGCACCATCACGCTCAGCAGCACGGTGCCGGTGTCGCCCGCGCAGGCGCTGGCGCTGTTCGCGGCGCAGCTGCGCATCCAGGGCTTTGCGCTGGTCGAGCAAAACGGCCTGGCGCTGGTGCTGCCCGAGGCGGAGGCCAAGCTGCAGGCCGGCAGCGTGTCGGCCGGCGCCGTCAGGGGCGGCGGGCAAGTCCAGACGCAGATCTTTCGCCTGACGCACGAGAACGCCAACAACCTGGTGCCGGTGCTGCGTCCGCTGATCAGCCCCAACAACACCATCAACGTCAACCCCGGCACCAACGCGCTGGTCATCACCGACTACGGCGACAACCTGCAGCGCATCGGGCGCATCATCGCCGCGCTGGACGTGTCCAACGCCACCGGGGTGGAGGTGGTGCCCCTCAAGCACGCCGTGGCCTCCGACCTGGCGCCGCTGGTGGCGCGGCTGCTGGAGTCCAGCGGCGCCGCCGCGCCGCTGGCACCCGCGGCCGCGCCCGCCCAGGCCGTGGCCGCCGTGCGCGCGGCCGGCGGCGGCAGCGAGGGCGGCTACGCCACCGCCGTGCTGCCCGAGCCGCGCAGCAACGCCATCATCCTGCGCGCCGCCAACCCGGCGCGGCTGGCGCTGGCGCGCTCGCTGATCGAGCAGCTCGACCAGCCGCCGGCGCAGGCCGCCCCGGGCGAGGGCAGCAACATCCACGTGGTCTACCTGAAGAACGCCGACGCCACCAAGCTGGCCGTGACCCTGCGCGCCGCCCTGGCGGCGCTGCCGGGCCAAAGCGCCAACGCCGGCGCCGGGGCGGCCGCCAGTGGCGGCGGCGGCGCGTCATCGCGCCCGGGCAACAGCAACCCGATGGCCCTCGGCGCCAACGCCGGCAACGGCCTGGCCAGCGGCCCCAGCATCGACGCACAGAGCAACAACCAGCCGTCCACCGGCGGGCAGATCCAGGCCGACCCGGCCACCAACTCGCTCATCATCAGCGCGCCCGAGCCGGTGTACCGCGAGCTGCGCGCCGTCATCGACAAGCTGGACCAGCGCCGCGCCCAGGTGTTCGTCGAAAGCCTGATCGCCGAGGTGCGCGCCGACAAGGCGGCCGAGTTCGGCATCCAGTGGCAGGGCCTGCTGGGCCGCCGCGACGGCAGCAACGTGGGCATCATCGGCACCAACTACGGCGCCGGCGGCAGCAACATCCTCAACCTGGTGGGCCAGTTCGCCAACGGCACGCCCTCGGCGGCCAACCTGGTGATGCCGCCGCAGGGCCTGAACCTGGGCCTGGGGCACCGCATCAACGGCCTGTTCACGCTGGGCGCGCTGGCCAATTTTTTGCAGAGCACGGGCACCGGCAACGTGCTGTCCACCCCCACCCTGCTGACGCTGGACAACGAAGAGGCCAAGATCGTCGTCGGGCGCAACGTGCCCTTCGTCACCGGCAGCTACACCAACACCGGCTCCGGCAGCACATCACTCAATCCATTCCAGACCTACGAGCGCAAGGACGTGGGCCTGACGCTGCGCGTGCGCCCGCAGATCAGCGAGAACGGCACCGTCAAGATGGTGATCTACCAAGAGGCCTCCACCGTGGACCCCACCTCGGTCGGCTCGCCCCAGGGCATCATCACCAACAAGCGCGCCATCGAGTCCAGCGTGCTGGTGGACGACGGCGCCATCGTGGTGCTGGGCGGGCTGATGGAAGACGAATACACCGAGAGCGAGGACAAGGTGCCCGGCCTGGGCGACATCCCGGTGGTGGGCAACCTGTTCAAGAGCCGCAACCGCAGCATCACCAAGAGCAACCTGATGGTCTTTTTGCGCCCGGTGGTGGTGCGCGACGCGGTGGACAGCGAGGCCTTCTCGCTCAGCCGCTACGAGCTGATGCGCGCCGCCCAGGGCCGCACCCAGCCCGAGCCCAGCAGCGTGCTGAAGATCAACCAGTCGCCCGTGCTGCCGCCCGTGGTGCCCACCCAGCAGGGCCAGGGCTGGAGCCGGCCGGCCCCGCCACCGCCGCTGATCCACATGCCCGCCAGCGGCGAAAGCAGCGACCCCGGCACCAGCCTGACCCGCACCAGCCCGTAG
- a CDS encoding phosphoethanolamine transferase has protein sequence MDHSKDGCVRLAAPWAFAGVLLALWIPSFFATWRAGPAGLTSFIDSVGLGAFFWLLWFALWSRMWLAMASAIPFALIWPVEMWVRLNFGTPIASHIVAVAWETGWDEGTNFASAFGFQLGALALVWLGAYTATMVWAWRQKVAWRGRSRAWVLAIGLPLLLWSNWPGGSQPAIGTASAADTVLGQGSHGWGVEWENTFPVNLWVAVSHYRQQRRSLQTLETTLATRSLHATQAKPDQVPDLVVLVIGESASATHWGALGYGRDTTPRMARMPGAALFSDVVALSTATRSAVPNVLSRRPVLRPDGRVDLDAEPSLVKAFSEVGYQTFWFSNQAPLGRHDTSIGLYAHGADHVLFLNPSTYDAAGNTYDEALLGPLRRTLQQGGRQFIVVHLLGSHFDYAQRYPPAFDHFQPSGQGAGHSGETQQARTGDAVNNSYDNSIRYTDHILGEILDAVRGVGGRAAVAYFSDHGVDPSMGACSSQSGTRRSEEAYRVPVFVWLSEELRARRPEVWQRLQAHEKLPYTTRALYSTLLDLSSIEVAGGLPAESLLNRPSSAAPRMVAYGERMVDFDAARHKDACRIGAGG, from the coding sequence ATGGATCATTCAAAAGATGGCTGCGTTCGCCTTGCGGCACCATGGGCGTTCGCGGGGGTTCTGCTGGCTCTTTGGATACCGAGTTTTTTTGCGACATGGAGGGCTGGCCCCGCAGGGCTGACTTCGTTCATCGACTCGGTCGGCCTGGGCGCTTTTTTCTGGCTACTCTGGTTTGCACTCTGGTCGCGCATGTGGCTCGCGATGGCGTCGGCCATCCCATTTGCCCTGATCTGGCCAGTGGAAATGTGGGTGCGCCTGAATTTCGGCACCCCCATTGCCTCGCACATCGTGGCCGTGGCCTGGGAAACGGGTTGGGACGAGGGAACCAACTTCGCTTCGGCATTTGGGTTTCAACTGGGCGCCCTGGCCCTGGTCTGGCTGGGTGCGTACACCGCCACGATGGTCTGGGCCTGGCGCCAAAAGGTGGCTTGGCGCGGCCGTTCGCGCGCATGGGTGCTGGCCATCGGCCTGCCCTTGCTGTTGTGGTCCAACTGGCCGGGCGGCAGCCAGCCCGCCATCGGCACGGCGTCCGCGGCGGATACGGTGTTGGGGCAAGGCAGCCATGGTTGGGGTGTTGAGTGGGAAAACACGTTTCCCGTCAACCTGTGGGTTGCAGTCAGCCACTATCGGCAACAGCGGCGCAGCCTGCAGACACTGGAAACCACCCTGGCCACGCGCAGCCTGCACGCGACTCAGGCCAAGCCGGATCAGGTGCCTGATCTGGTCGTGCTGGTGATTGGCGAATCGGCCAGCGCCACCCACTGGGGCGCGCTGGGCTACGGCCGCGACACCACACCGCGCATGGCGCGAATGCCGGGCGCGGCCTTGTTCTCCGATGTGGTGGCGCTGTCCACGGCCACACGTTCGGCCGTGCCGAACGTGCTGTCGCGCCGCCCGGTGTTGCGGCCCGACGGCCGGGTGGATCTGGATGCGGAGCCGTCGCTGGTCAAGGCTTTTTCCGAGGTGGGCTACCAGACGTTCTGGTTTTCCAATCAGGCGCCGTTGGGACGGCATGACACGTCGATCGGGCTGTACGCCCATGGGGCCGATCACGTGCTGTTTTTAAACCCGTCGACCTACGACGCCGCAGGCAACACGTATGACGAAGCCCTGCTCGGGCCGTTGCGCCGGACGCTGCAGCAGGGCGGGCGCCAGTTCATCGTGGTGCATCTGCTGGGAAGCCACTTCGACTACGCGCAGCGCTACCCTCCCGCGTTCGATCACTTCCAGCCTTCGGGCCAGGGCGCCGGACACAGCGGTGAGACCCAGCAGGCCCGTACGGGCGATGCGGTGAACAACAGCTACGACAACAGCATTCGCTATACCGATCACATCCTGGGCGAAATTCTGGATGCCGTGCGGGGCGTGGGCGGGCGTGCGGCCGTGGCTTATTTTTCCGATCACGGCGTGGACCCGAGCATGGGCGCCTGCAGTTCGCAAAGCGGTACACGCCGCAGCGAGGAAGCGTACCGGGTACCGGTGTTCGTCTGGCTGAGTGAGGAACTGCGGGCACGACGACCCGAGGTGTGGCAACGCTTGCAGGCCCATGAAAAGCTGCCCTACACCACCCGAGCGCTGTATTCGACCTTGCTTGACCTGTCATCGATCGAGGTGGCCGGTGGGTTGCCGGCGGAAAGCCTTCTCAACCGCCCGTCCAGCGCCGCCCCGCGAATGGTGGCTTATGGCGAGCGGATGGTGGACTTTGATGCGGCGCGGCACAAGGATGCCTGCCGCATCGGCGCCGGCGGGTGA
- a CDS encoding IS30 family transposase: MGTRYKQLQAEERMTLSSLHQQGWSLRAMGRLMGRSPSTLCRELRRNSSDSGYASSSAHHAYLKRRIDARPLPKLHADGALWQTVCTLLSWCWSPQQIASTLRRMHPDEPAWHVSHETIYDTIYAYPRGELRRQLIALLRQGKSTRRPRSAGQDRRGKIPDMVSIHVRPPEIEDRLMPGHWEGDLIKGAGNQSAVGVLVERTTRLVLLCKMQSSTAESALAAFSAKLNAVAAPLRKTLTYDQGREMARHKALSEATGVKVYFCDPHSPWQKGSCENTNGLLRQFLPKGTDLSVHDQDALDSIADLMNNRPRQTLGWDSPYQAFKRIMTAISEKDSATIH; encoded by the coding sequence ATGGGAACACGATACAAACAACTGCAGGCTGAAGAGCGCATGACGCTGAGCTCGCTGCACCAGCAAGGCTGGAGCCTTCGGGCCATGGGGCGACTGATGGGGCGCAGCCCCAGCACCCTGTGTCGCGAACTGCGGCGCAACAGCAGCGATAGCGGCTACGCCAGCAGCAGCGCCCACCACGCATATCTGAAGCGCCGCATCGATGCCCGACCCTTGCCCAAGCTGCATGCCGATGGCGCTTTGTGGCAGACGGTTTGCACGCTGCTCAGCTGGTGCTGGTCGCCACAGCAAATTGCCAGCACACTCAGGCGCATGCATCCCGATGAGCCCGCCTGGCACGTCTCGCACGAGACGATCTACGACACCATCTACGCCTACCCACGCGGGGAGCTGCGCCGCCAGCTCATCGCCTTGCTGCGCCAAGGCAAGAGCACGCGCAGGCCCCGCTCTGCGGGCCAGGATCGACGAGGGAAGATCCCTGACATGGTGAGCATCCATGTGCGCCCGCCCGAGATCGAAGACCGCCTGATGCCCGGGCACTGGGAGGGCGATCTGATCAAGGGTGCGGGCAACCAGTCTGCGGTCGGTGTGCTGGTGGAGCGTACAACGCGTCTTGTGCTGCTGTGCAAGATGCAGAGCAGCACGGCAGAAAGTGCGCTGGCGGCGTTCTCGGCCAAGCTCAATGCGGTGGCTGCGCCGCTGCGCAAAACGCTCACCTACGACCAGGGTCGGGAGATGGCGCGGCACAAGGCGCTCAGTGAGGCCACGGGCGTGAAGGTGTACTTTTGCGATCCGCACAGTCCTTGGCAAAAGGGCAGTTGCGAGAACACCAACGGATTGCTGCGCCAGTTCCTGCCCAAGGGCACCGATCTGTCGGTGCATGACCAAGATGCGCTGGACTCGATTGCCGACTTGATGAACAACCGACCCAGGCAGACGCTGGGATGGGACAGTCCCTACCAAGCTTTCAAGCGCATCATGACGGCCATCAGCGAGAAAGATTCGGCTACGATTCATTGA
- a CDS encoding pilin — translation MKKLQQGFTLIELMIVVAIIGILAAVALPAYQDYTKKAKLSEVVLAASQCRTTITEQVQSMAADKLGIDNGWGCEANIASTAGSEPTKYVAQVQTSKDGVISAKARGFNDTNIDGKFVVMIPYIGTTALSVSAANSDQGKQISSWSCGGGDAVGVQLASSTINKFLPGSCKS, via the coding sequence ATGAAAAAACTCCAGCAAGGCTTCACGCTGATCGAATTGATGATCGTGGTGGCCATCATCGGTATTCTGGCTGCCGTGGCGCTGCCGGCGTATCAGGACTACACCAAGAAGGCCAAATTGTCGGAGGTTGTGCTGGCCGCGTCGCAGTGCCGCACCACCATTACCGAGCAAGTGCAAAGCATGGCGGCTGACAAGCTCGGCATCGACAATGGCTGGGGATGCGAGGCAAACATTGCCAGTACTGCTGGATCGGAGCCGACCAAATACGTTGCGCAGGTCCAAACGTCGAAAGACGGCGTTATTTCGGCCAAGGCTCGAGGCTTTAATGACACCAACATCGACGGCAAGTTTGTCGTGATGATTCCCTATATTGGGACGACTGCACTCAGCGTGTCAGCCGCGAACAGCGATCAAGGCAAGCAAATCAGTTCCTGGTCTTGCGGTGGTGGTGACGCGGTAGGTGTTCAACTGGCCAGCTCCACGATCAACAAGTTCCTGCCGGGCTCCTGCAAGTCCTGA
- a CDS encoding type II secretion system protein M — translation MSDSHPAPKNPGATARLATAWAALQPRERRGLALAAAVVGLALLWWLALAPALATLRAAPAQRAALQAQAQQMQRWQRKAQALQAQPRLSRDTAVAALEAATRQRLGNAAQLSVAGERAQLTLKQAPAQDLADWLADVRASARAVPLDARLTRSGDTAPGAPVHWSGTLSLSLPS, via the coding sequence ATGAGTGATTCCCATCCAGCCCCGAAGAACCCCGGCGCCACCGCCCGCCTGGCCACCGCCTGGGCCGCCCTGCAGCCGCGCGAGCGCCGCGGCCTTGCGCTGGCCGCCGCCGTGGTGGGCCTGGCGCTGCTGTGGTGGCTGGCGCTGGCGCCGGCGCTGGCCACGCTGCGCGCCGCGCCCGCCCAGCGCGCCGCGCTGCAGGCCCAGGCCCAGCAGATGCAGCGCTGGCAGCGCAAGGCCCAGGCCCTGCAGGCCCAGCCGCGCCTGAGCCGCGACACCGCCGTGGCCGCGCTCGAGGCCGCCACGCGCCAGCGCCTGGGCAACGCGGCCCAGCTCAGCGTGGCCGGCGAGCGCGCGCAGCTCACGCTCAAGCAGGCGCCGGCGCAGGACCTGGCCGACTGGCTGGCCGACGTGCGCGCCAGCGCCCGCGCCGTGCCGCTGGACGCGCGCCTGACGCGCAGCGGCGACACCGCGCCCGGCGCCCCGGTGCACTGGAGCGGCACGCTGTCGCTCAGCCTGCCTTCATGA